In one Echinicola marina genomic region, the following are encoded:
- a CDS encoding bestrophin family protein: protein MIITQNIRLGRIVRGTWKNTLMVAFTCSMAYLFYWYFIQYHFEMPGIVPTILGTALAFFIGFNNNQAYDRWWEARKIWGALVNSSRTWARNIIHLPTANESFHGENLQLMKEYTVKRHIAFLYALKEKLRGSHQEEYRKYLIQSDLDIIKNESNKHNAILSLQTMELKSWKRDGLIDGFEFLELNAAITSFCDEMGKSERIKSTIFPTTYNYYTKMFIWLFNIAFTLSVAPTVGWRAIVFGTIIGYVFHTIHFIGKAIVDPFEPVPMGIPLDQITRTIEINLLELIHEEHIPAPVSPINDEYVM, encoded by the coding sequence ATGATCATCACTCAAAACATAAGACTGGGAAGGATAGTCCGAGGAACCTGGAAAAACACCCTTATGGTGGCTTTCACCTGTTCGATGGCCTATTTGTTCTACTGGTATTTTATCCAGTACCATTTTGAAATGCCCGGCATTGTCCCCACCATCTTGGGCACTGCCCTGGCATTTTTTATTGGTTTCAACAATAACCAGGCTTATGACCGCTGGTGGGAAGCTCGAAAAATCTGGGGGGCTTTGGTCAATAGCTCCAGGACCTGGGCACGGAACATTATACACCTCCCTACCGCCAATGAAAGCTTCCATGGAGAAAATCTACAACTGATGAAGGAATATACTGTGAAACGCCATATCGCCTTTTTATATGCCCTAAAGGAAAAGTTACGGGGAAGCCATCAAGAGGAATACCGTAAATACCTCATTCAAAGTGATCTTGATATCATCAAAAATGAAAGCAATAAACACAATGCCATACTCAGCCTACAGACCATGGAGCTCAAAAGCTGGAAAAGGGATGGCTTGATAGATGGCTTTGAGTTTTTGGAGCTAAATGCAGCCATTACCAGTTTCTGTGATGAAATGGGCAAATCTGAACGGATCAAAAGCACCATTTTCCCTACCACTTATAATTATTATACCAAGATGTTTATCTGGCTGTTCAATATTGCCTTTACCTTGTCCGTAGCTCCTACCGTAGGCTGGAGGGCCATTGTTTTTGGAACCATCATTGGTTATGTCTTCCATACCATTCACTTTATTGGTAAGGCCATCGTGGACCCCTTTGAGCCTGTCCCTATGGGCATCCCCCTGGACCAGATCACCCGGACCATTGAGATCAACTTACTGGAATTGATCCATGAAGAACATATTCCAGCTCCAGTGAGTCCGATCAATGATGAGTATGTAATGTAG
- a CDS encoding erythromycin esterase family protein, giving the protein MRTAFYVVILVTLFTSCGNYLKRSHQDIYNFSFDKYNSYLTTEGNWQFGGCYMGMLHHDTINVKEGYASGKIEVQSPKYFKEMPYYVFQKVPLPGDANKINISFWMKTSLLAESNFTVVVQDQDKVTVNHQKLSLSRSKDWKLVNTQLTLKDGKAIFLKFDVNPEGILWLDDMEITVDGKDYYEYLDEIIDLQSEQETVKNESIKEFPSEIRNIIEDIGDSRIIGLGESSHGVEEMQEAKNEMIKALIEHGSCSLVIFELPDLFMLKMNDYVLGKAEESFPQKMPQVGFFGLTVKNKELFDWIREYNLKNKTRISVAGMDISLKWRELVEKKIKEYKEGSYYKGLWHHSSKLYPDSLCNYIKNNQKGLEAEAGKSNYRQLLEYSRRYNQALNVTSTQSYDQLRDSIMASNVIRLVEERLEEREQAVIYAHLSHINKQKVNNSDFVSLGKRLANHFGGHYFAIGILVGEGEVQGMPGYISGNNKTSIQELALPHPLSIEKYCMDQSSFPFYCNIRDIPSLKDQMLMYRFVGGLPKENQFFLGNVSQRLDGIIWFPKGSPLKLLPYFNEFM; this is encoded by the coding sequence ATGAGAACAGCTTTTTATGTGGTCATTCTTGTGACACTTTTTACTTCCTGCGGCAACTACCTGAAAAGATCCCATCAGGATATCTACAACTTCAGTTTTGATAAGTACAATAGTTATTTGACCACTGAAGGGAATTGGCAGTTTGGTGGTTGCTATATGGGTATGTTGCATCATGATACGATCAATGTAAAAGAAGGCTATGCTTCCGGAAAAATCGAGGTGCAGAGCCCTAAGTACTTTAAAGAAATGCCCTATTACGTTTTTCAAAAGGTTCCCTTGCCTGGTGACGCAAATAAAATCAATATTTCTTTTTGGATGAAGACCAGCCTTCTGGCAGAATCCAATTTCACAGTAGTGGTCCAGGACCAAGATAAAGTCACTGTAAATCATCAAAAACTATCCCTATCGAGAAGTAAGGATTGGAAACTGGTCAACACCCAATTGACTTTAAAGGACGGAAAGGCTATTTTCTTGAAGTTTGATGTTAACCCTGAAGGAATCCTCTGGCTGGATGATATGGAGATCACAGTTGATGGAAAGGATTATTATGAGTATTTGGATGAAATTATTGACCTCCAATCTGAACAAGAAACAGTAAAAAATGAGAGTATAAAAGAGTTTCCATCAGAGATAAGAAACATCATAGAGGATATTGGTGATAGCAGAATCATTGGGCTTGGCGAAAGCAGCCATGGAGTAGAGGAAATGCAGGAGGCCAAAAATGAAATGATAAAGGCCTTGATTGAACATGGCAGTTGCAGTTTGGTGATTTTTGAATTACCGGATCTTTTCATGCTAAAAATGAATGACTATGTTTTGGGAAAGGCTGAAGAAAGTTTTCCTCAAAAAATGCCTCAGGTTGGCTTCTTTGGATTAACAGTTAAAAACAAAGAACTGTTTGATTGGATAAGGGAGTATAATCTTAAAAATAAAACTAGGATATCTGTAGCAGGGATGGATATCTCTTTGAAATGGCGTGAGTTGGTGGAAAAGAAAATAAAAGAATACAAAGAAGGAAGTTACTATAAAGGATTATGGCACCATTCAAGCAAGTTGTACCCTGATAGCCTTTGCAACTATATCAAAAATAACCAAAAGGGACTGGAAGCAGAAGCTGGCAAATCAAACTACAGGCAACTACTAGAATATTCACGAAGGTACAATCAGGCTTTAAATGTCACTTCCACTCAATCTTATGATCAGCTAAGGGATTCGATTATGGCCAGTAATGTGATCAGGCTTGTTGAAGAACGCCTTGAAGAAAGAGAGCAGGCAGTCATCTACGCACATCTATCACATATTAACAAGCAAAAAGTAAATAATTCTGATTTTGTCTCTTTGGGCAAGCGACTGGCAAATCATTTTGGAGGCCATTATTTTGCAATTGGGATTTTGGTTGGAGAGGGAGAAGTTCAAGGAATGCCCGGATATATTAGTGGAAATAACAAAACAAGTATTCAAGAACTGGCTTTACCTCATCCTTTAAGTATAGAAAAATACTGTATGGATCAGTCAAGCTTCCCTTTCTATTGCAATATTCGTGACATTCCTTCGCTTAAAGATCAAATGCTTATGTATCGATTTGTGGGAGGACTCCCTAAGGAGAATCAATTTTTCCTGGGTAATGTTTCCCAGAGACTAGATGGAATCATTTGGTTCCCAAAAGGATCACCTTTAAAACTTTTACCCTACTTTAATGAATTTATGTAA
- a CDS encoding S8 family peptidase, giving the protein MPNFPHLLFTKQSTARNGFRKTRGRNSEESDKDDKEKESLISEEKKLHLKTVLGAYEDAVSSRDSKRTLNLPNTIELIQVDFHSSFDKPLENHFIREYGMDAIERSGFNKNILFKVRDRMLFKNFQDHLKEVISLPKGSSHLGKSFARIALISNFKLLDANRRRGVLSGNEGLIINICDILEAKDAEAQLEFLFDYLEKEKVEYEQDARGANLIFIKNANRDLKNILADNFDIIRLIISSRVPIVKPSIVATPVKSYDFEVIVEDELPIVAIVDTGIQAQVEPLMDVVTSIAIDHTGMGAFWDEAGHGTAVAGLVALGTDFFNEDLKVIRAKAKLAVLKVIHQENDDLNIVALINDIRDLHLSYGIKIFNISLNLPGNKNYNDPVGKLAYELDKLSYQLDVLIINSVGNYRLDDLGDLISSGEISPNTHYPSFFYDPENTDGFHLCELTNIQEPSEGMNLLSVGALAGNFEKTINYGITPAREFPAFYSRKCHLDFSVVLNGSRLKQTQINKNLRKPDLVMEGGDYLSAEAAMEVLRSSLDPREPFYGRMAGTSLAAPLVTSLAAQLLKEYPGLRMTSVKALLINTGNTPTSNKLPEHFSSNGNKDLYYKLSGYGKPQEERLLANDSNSMTFVLEEEVELDHIYRFPLIFPEWVLTTENKIAISATLVYKFLPVEHSQTGYLPLHMSFGVFKSKAVEVIAENEIKDYLLKSGQSWSEDHYAIEDRMLSNVQQIRFNISSHHFDENDPSVALVIRSRGKKNIPESDLRRLQEQEHPFSLVVSIWELQKNKKSELHENLYEELRILNDLESIADLEAGSSVEGGI; this is encoded by the coding sequence ATGCCCAATTTTCCGCACCTATTATTCACCAAACAGTCCACTGCCAGAAATGGATTTCGAAAAACAAGAGGGAGAAATTCGGAGGAATCCGATAAAGATGACAAAGAAAAGGAATCCCTAATTTCCGAGGAAAAGAAGCTCCACTTAAAAACTGTTTTAGGAGCTTATGAGGATGCTGTTTCCAGTAGAGATTCAAAACGTACACTAAATCTTCCCAATACTATAGAGCTAATTCAGGTTGACTTCCATAGTTCTTTTGATAAGCCTTTAGAGAATCATTTCATTAGAGAATATGGAATGGATGCAATCGAAAGAAGTGGATTCAACAAAAATATACTTTTCAAGGTTAGAGATCGGATGCTTTTTAAGAATTTTCAAGATCATTTAAAGGAGGTAATATCATTGCCAAAAGGGAGCTCTCACCTAGGAAAAAGTTTTGCAAGAATAGCTCTAATAAGCAATTTTAAATTACTGGATGCTAATAGAAGAAGGGGAGTACTGTCAGGTAATGAAGGGCTTATTATAAACATTTGTGATATACTTGAAGCCAAAGATGCTGAAGCTCAATTGGAATTTCTTTTTGACTATTTGGAAAAAGAAAAAGTGGAATATGAACAGGATGCAAGGGGGGCAAACCTCATTTTTATTAAGAATGCCAATCGAGATTTGAAAAATATTCTGGCGGATAATTTTGATATAATTAGATTGATAATCTCATCCAGGGTGCCAATTGTTAAGCCAAGTATTGTGGCTACTCCTGTGAAATCTTATGATTTTGAGGTAATAGTAGAGGATGAGTTGCCCATTGTCGCTATAGTGGATACGGGTATTCAAGCTCAGGTTGAACCGCTAATGGATGTTGTAACCTCGATAGCTATAGATCATACTGGAATGGGTGCTTTTTGGGATGAAGCAGGTCATGGGACAGCAGTGGCCGGGTTAGTAGCTCTGGGAACGGATTTTTTCAATGAAGACTTGAAGGTAATTCGAGCTAAAGCAAAACTGGCTGTTTTAAAAGTAATCCATCAGGAAAATGATGACTTGAACATAGTTGCTTTGATCAATGATATAAGGGATCTACACCTCTCTTACGGAATCAAAATATTCAATATTTCACTTAATCTTCCTGGTAATAAAAATTATAATGATCCAGTTGGTAAACTAGCTTATGAATTGGATAAATTATCTTATCAATTAGATGTTTTGATCATTAATTCAGTAGGTAATTATAGATTGGATGATTTGGGCGATCTGATTTCTTCGGGAGAAATAAGTCCTAATACGCATTACCCCAGCTTTTTCTATGATCCTGAAAATACAGATGGATTTCATCTGTGTGAACTGACGAATATACAGGAGCCTTCTGAAGGTATGAATTTGCTGTCGGTGGGAGCATTGGCAGGAAATTTTGAGAAGACCATAAATTATGGGATAACTCCTGCCAGAGAATTTCCCGCTTTCTATTCAAGGAAATGTCACCTGGATTTTTCGGTTGTTCTAAACGGTAGCAGATTAAAACAAACCCAAATAAATAAAAACCTCCGTAAACCTGATTTGGTAATGGAAGGAGGGGATTATCTTAGTGCTGAGGCGGCCATGGAAGTACTAAGAAGCTCCTTGGATCCCAGAGAACCTTTTTATGGAAGAATGGCAGGAACCAGTTTGGCTGCTCCATTAGTGACCTCGTTGGCCGCACAATTACTCAAGGAATACCCAGGTCTTAGGATGACCTCTGTAAAGGCATTATTGATTAATACGGGAAATACACCTACATCCAATAAACTTCCAGAGCACTTTTCTTCAAATGGAAATAAAGACCTTTATTATAAGTTGTCCGGTTATGGTAAGCCCCAAGAGGAAAGATTATTGGCTAACGATTCTAATTCGATGACTTTTGTCCTTGAAGAAGAAGTGGAGCTTGACCATATATATCGATTTCCTCTTATCTTCCCGGAATGGGTCTTGACCACAGAAAATAAGATAGCAATATCGGCCACACTGGTTTATAAGTTTTTACCAGTGGAACATAGCCAAACAGGTTACCTACCACTTCACATGTCGTTCGGAGTATTCAAGTCCAAAGCTGTAGAGGTCATTGCAGAAAATGAAATAAAAGATTATCTCCTTAAGAGTGGGCAATCATGGTCTGAGGATCATTATGCTATCGAAGATAGAATGTTATCAAACGTTCAACAAATCAGGTTCAATATATCATCACATCATTTTGATGAGAATGATCCTTCAGTAGCTTTAGTAATAAGGAGCAGGGGCAAGAAGAATATTCCAGAATCTGATTTGAGAAGATTACAGGAACAGGAGCATCCTTTTTCTTTAGTGGTATCAATATGGGAACTTCAGAAAAACAAAAAATCAGAGCTACACGAAAACCTTTACGAAGAATTAAGGATACTGAATGATTTGGAATCAATTGCCGATTTGGAAGCGGGGTCTTCGGTTGAGGGGGGAATTTAA
- a CDS encoding AAA family ATPase: MKQFDYIKEIARFGLENDQEKLKDSLQELIEYARKTRKTNLAIQLQSILKDGLRQQYTLSTGKTSSGIHLDNMGNKAMDELILDQVTSDYKMDDLICSDQVKDSLGHFIIEHQKKSLLQALELPVAHKTLFYGPSGCGKTLASYVIAGELQKMLLVVNLGAIVSSKLGETSKNLAKVFKKAASGDYILFLDEFDSLGKIRDYSQDHGEMKRVVNTILQLFDYLPQSTIVIAATNQADMLDDALIRRFDTQVKFELPGDREIEELVNLTLKRGVFQLSDKKATKSLIKELVGLSYYTIQKTLIMAMKRSLYQLETDLVPHQVEINLDIWKDLIAREKQALIK; this comes from the coding sequence GTGAAGCAATTTGACTATATAAAAGAAATCGCACGTTTTGGACTCGAAAATGATCAGGAAAAACTGAAGGATTCTCTTCAGGAACTGATAGAGTATGCCCGAAAAACGAGAAAGACCAATCTCGCGATACAGTTGCAGTCAATTCTTAAAGATGGATTGCGACAGCAGTATACCTTATCTACTGGTAAAACCAGTTCTGGCATCCATTTGGACAATATGGGAAATAAGGCAATGGATGAGCTTATCCTGGACCAAGTGACATCTGATTATAAAATGGATGATCTCATTTGCAGTGATCAGGTTAAAGATTCCTTGGGACATTTTATCATCGAACATCAAAAAAAATCGCTTTTACAAGCATTAGAATTGCCTGTGGCCCACAAAACCCTTTTTTATGGACCTTCGGGTTGTGGAAAAACCTTAGCATCCTATGTGATAGCAGGTGAGCTTCAGAAAATGTTACTTGTAGTAAATCTGGGGGCCATCGTTTCGTCAAAGCTTGGAGAAACCAGTAAAAACTTAGCTAAAGTCTTTAAAAAAGCTGCATCAGGAGATTATATTCTTTTCTTAGATGAATTTGATTCATTGGGAAAAATCCGTGATTACAGTCAGGATCATGGGGAAATGAAACGGGTGGTCAATACCATACTGCAGTTATTTGACTATCTACCCCAATCGACTATCGTAATAGCCGCCACCAATCAAGCGGATATGCTAGATGATGCTCTAATCAGAAGGTTTGATACCCAAGTTAAATTTGAACTCCCGGGAGATAGGGAGATTGAAGAACTTGTCAATCTTACATTAAAGCGAGGAGTTTTTCAACTCAGTGATAAGAAAGCTACAAAATCCCTTATAAAGGAATTAGTAGGACTTTCTTATTATACTATCCAAAAAACACTGATTATGGCCATGAAAAGGAGCCTATACCAATTGGAAACCGATCTGGTTCCCCATCAGGTAGAAATCAACTTGGATATATGGAAAGATCTTATTGCAAGAGAAAAGCAGGCATTAATAAAGTAA